A part of Xenopus tropicalis strain Nigerian chromosome 4, UCB_Xtro_10.0, whole genome shotgun sequence genomic DNA contains:
- the LOC101733910 gene encoding ghrelin-like: MWSRVFVCGVVSLCLVWPEAVTAGTSFLSPADLQKSSVKRPPRKLQHNEHRREALDPWDSPVGEMPDEEKGFRLSLPLEINLKMAEEQFQKQKAALQDILLALFSITPSQDTQDRTE; encoded by the exons ATGTGGAGCCGAGTCTTTGTCTGTGGGGTGGTATCTCTCTGTCTCGTCTGGCCCGAGGCTGTTACCGCTGGAACCAGTTTTCTGAGCCCGGCAGATTTGCAAAAATCTTCA GTTAAGAGACCGCCCAGAAAGCTGCAGCACAATGAGCATCGCAGGGAGGCTTTGGACCCTTGGGACAGTCCAGTGGGTGAAATGCCCGATGAGGAGAAGGGATTCAGG CTCTCACTCCCACTGGAGATCAACCTGAAAATGGCAGAGGAGCAATTCCAAAAACAAAAAGCTGCTCTCCAGGATATCTTACTTGCGTTATTCTCCATCACTCCATCTCAAG
- the sec13 gene encoding protein SEC13 homolog: MVSVINTVDTSHEDMIHDAQMDYYGTRLATCSSDRSVKIFDVKNGGQILIADLRGHEGPVWQVAWAHPMYGNILASCSYDRKVIIWKEENGTWEKTYEYTGHDSSVNSVCWAPHDLGLVLACGSSDGAISILTYTGDGPWEVKKISNAHTIGCNAVSWAPSVVPGSLVDQPSSQKPNYIKRFVSGGCDNLVKIWREEDGQWKEDQKLEAHSDWVRDVAWAPSIGLPTSTIASCSQDGRVYIWTSDDAATNCWNPKLLHKFNDVVWHVSWSITANILAVSGGDNKVTLWKESVDGQWACISDVNKGQGAVSTVTDGQLNEQ; the protein is encoded by the exons ATG GTGTCAGTAATAAACACCGTGGACACTTCCCATGAGGATATGATT CATGATGCCCAGATGGATTATTATGGCACTCGTCTTGCTACTTGTTCCTCTGATCGATCTGTGAAGATCTTTGATGTGAAGAATGGAGGGCAGATCCTGATAGCTGACCTGCGCGG GCACGAGGGTCCGGTTTGGCAGGTTGCGTGGGCCCACCCTATGTATGGAAACATCCTGGCCTCCTGCTCCTATGACCGAAAAGTAATCATTTGGAAAGAAGAAAATGGGACCTGGGAGAAGACGTATGAATACACAGGGCATGACTCCTCAG TAAATTCTGTTTGCTGGGCTCCCCATGACTTGGGGCTCGTGCTGGCATGTGGCAGTTCGGATGGAGCGATCTCCATTCTCACCTATACTGGAGATGGGCCCTGGGAAGTGAAGAAGATCAGCAATGCACACACA ATTGGGTGTAATGCAGTGAGCTGGGCTCCTTCTGTTGTCCCTGGAAGCCTTGTCGATCAGCCATCAAGTCAGAAGCCCAATTACATTAAGAGATTTGTGTCTGGTGGATGTGATAACTTAGTGAAAATCTGGAG GGAGGAAGATGGCCAGTGGAAAGAGGATCAGAAGCTGGAAGCTCACAGTGATTGGGTGCGGGATGTGGCCTGGGCTCCTTCCATTGGTTTGCCCACTAGCACCATTGCTAGTTGCTCTCAG GACGGGCGGGTATATATCTGGACAAGTGATGATGCTGCCACCAACTGTTGGAACCCAAAACTGCTGCACAAGTTTAATGATGTCGTTTGGCACGTGAGCTGGTCCATCACAGCTAATATCCTGGCTGTGTCTGGGGGAGATAACAAG GTGACTTTATGGAAGGAGTCTGTGGATGGACAGTGGGCCTGTATCAGTGATGTAAACAAGGGGCAAGGAGCCGTCTCCACCGTGACAGATGGACAGTTGAATGAGCAGTGA